One part of the Nitrospira defluvii genome encodes these proteins:
- the tilS gene encoding tRNA lysidine(34) synthetase TilS, with protein MAGSPPAVPHPLHNHVARALRARALLQPGQSVLVAVSGGPDSVALLSILHDLAAAWKLSLTVVHGNYGLRGVESDEDASFVAALCRRLNVPCLVRPLHVRKREPGASSSLQARARELRYRLFRDLAQELPVDRVALGHTADDQAETVLLRMLRGAGLRGLAGMPYTRERLFVRPLLGVTRREILSYLAAVGLSYRTDSSNAKSLYLRNRVRQEVLPVLESLAPAATRLLARQADLLRADDQLLDRLAARCLGRVMRRGDPSTIVLDRAAFIRQPTALQRRMLRLAIHAMAPVSAGPRSDQVLSILASLASRQSGKAWHVGPVVVTCDQGTVGVASRSARPLPLGAKGTPPHGGPVPDSEVVTCVSLPSTVSWPSTGEVIRLRPVTQARGQALLKHPSSATALFDADHLLLPLTIRSWRPGDWFVPVGMGGRRKKLQDYFTDAKLSRSVREHIPLLLSQEQVAWIVGRRIDARFAATASTTRFMLASVTGPVRRKGVC; from the coding sequence ATGGCAGGTTCTCCCCCAGCGGTGCCGCACCCGCTTCATAATCACGTTGCCCGCGCCCTCCGCGCGCGCGCATTACTCCAACCGGGTCAGTCTGTCCTGGTGGCCGTGTCCGGTGGGCCGGATTCGGTGGCCTTGCTCTCGATTCTGCATGACCTGGCCGCGGCCTGGAAATTGTCTTTGACCGTGGTGCATGGCAACTACGGTCTGCGCGGTGTCGAGTCAGATGAGGACGCTTCATTCGTCGCGGCGCTGTGCCGCCGGCTCAATGTACCGTGCCTCGTGCGGCCGCTCCACGTTCGTAAACGTGAACCGGGGGCGTCGAGCTCGTTACAGGCACGCGCCAGGGAGTTGCGCTATCGCCTGTTCCGCGACTTGGCACAAGAGCTGCCGGTAGACCGTGTGGCACTCGGGCACACGGCGGACGATCAGGCCGAAACCGTCCTTCTACGGATGCTGCGCGGCGCAGGTTTACGGGGCCTGGCCGGAATGCCGTACACTCGTGAACGTCTTTTTGTACGACCGCTCTTGGGTGTTACCCGGCGGGAGATCCTGTCGTATCTTGCTGCGGTCGGATTGTCCTATCGGACCGATTCCAGCAATGCCAAATCTTTGTATCTTCGCAATCGTGTGCGGCAGGAGGTCCTTCCGGTACTGGAATCATTGGCTCCGGCAGCTACCCGGCTGCTTGCACGTCAGGCTGACCTTCTGCGAGCAGATGATCAGCTTCTCGATCGCCTTGCCGCACGGTGCTTGGGGCGAGTCATGCGACGAGGTGATCCGAGTACGATCGTCCTGGATCGGGCTGCATTCATTCGGCAACCGACCGCCTTGCAGCGTCGGATGCTCAGGTTGGCGATTCACGCCATGGCGCCGGTGTCAGCCGGGCCGCGGAGTGATCAGGTCCTGTCGATTCTGGCGTCGCTCGCATCCAGGCAGTCAGGGAAGGCGTGGCACGTGGGACCGGTGGTGGTGACCTGTGACCAAGGTACGGTGGGCGTCGCGTCCAGGTCTGCGCGGCCGCTCCCATTAGGAGCGAAGGGCACCCCTCCCCATGGAGGGCCGGTGCCGGATTCCGAGGTGGTCACGTGCGTGTCCCTGCCGTCGACTGTGTCCTGGCCGTCGACGGGGGAGGTGATTCGACTGCGTCCGGTCACGCAGGCACGAGGTCAGGCCCTGCTCAAACACCCGTCATCCGCTACCGCCCTGTTTGACGCGGATCACCTCCTGTTGCCTCTGACGATCCGGTCGTGGAGGCCGGGAGATTGGTTTGTTCCCGTCGGCATGGGCGGTCGACGAAAGAAATTGCAAGATTACTTCACAGATGCAAAACTGAGCCGGTCTGTGCGAGAACACATACCGTTGCTACTGTCGCAAGAACAGGTCGCGTGGATCGTTGGGCGACGCATCGATGCCAGATTCGCCGCCACCGCTTCGACAACCCGGTTCATGTTGGCCAGTGTGACAGGTCCTGTGCGTCGGAAAGGAGTTTGTTAG
- the hpt gene encoding hypoxanthine phosphoribosyltransferase, which translates to MERIFGRPIVTQEQMRTRIRELGRQIASDYAGKDLVLVGVLKGAYAFYADLARAIRIPMRVEFIVVTSYGARKKTSGKVKLVSDLTEPIAGKDVLLVEDIVDSGLTVQYLMTTLSRRKPRSLKVCTLLSKPERRLVEVDLEYVGFKIPNKFVVGYGLDYRQEYRNLPYLAALDQGDEGEQESA; encoded by the coding sequence ATGGAACGCATTTTTGGTCGCCCCATTGTGACGCAGGAGCAGATGCGGACTCGAATCCGTGAGCTGGGTCGGCAGATTGCGTCCGACTATGCCGGGAAGGACTTGGTGCTTGTCGGGGTCCTCAAAGGGGCCTATGCGTTTTATGCCGACCTGGCACGAGCCATCCGGATACCCATGCGTGTGGAGTTCATCGTGGTCACGAGTTATGGCGCGCGGAAGAAAACATCCGGCAAGGTCAAGCTGGTGTCAGATCTGACGGAACCGATCGCCGGGAAGGATGTCCTGCTCGTGGAAGATATCGTCGACTCGGGCCTCACCGTTCAGTATTTGATGACAACCCTGTCCCGACGCAAACCCCGCTCCTTGAAGGTCTGCACCCTGCTCAGCAAACCGGAGCGGCGCCTGGTCGAAGTGGATCTGGAGTATGTGGGGTTCAAAATCCCCAACAAGTTTGTGGTTGGGTACGGGCTCGATTATCGCCAGGAGTATCGGAACCTTCCGTACCTTGCCGCGCTCGATCAAGGCGACGAAGGGGAGCAAGAGTCTGCATGA
- the ftsH gene encoding ATP-dependent zinc metalloprotease FtsH, whose product MNSRVKNLLFWVVVGLFMILLFNLFSVPTHAPEDEVIFSDFMAKLDKGEVMKVTIKANHISAILKDQSRIRTYTAEYPELVKHLREKDVQIEARPPDESPWYITFLVTWGPFILFLGLWFFLMRQMQIGGNKALSFGKSRARMLTEERKKVTFSDVAGIEEAKEEVLEIIEFLKDPRKFQKLGGRIPKGVLIVGPPGTGKTLLAKAIAGEAGVPFFSISGSDFVEMFVGVGASRVRDLFEQGKKHAPCIIFIDEIDAVGRLRGAGLGGGHDEREQTLNQLLVEMDGFDTTEGVILIAATNRPDVLDPALLRPGRFDRQVVVNRPDLRGRSEILKVHTKKVPLASDVELEKIARGTPGFSGADLENLVNEAALWAARLNKKEVEFIDFEMAKDKVLMGAERKSMVLTDEEKRTTAYHEAGHALMAKLLPGTDPVHKVTIIPRGRALGVTMQLPTDDRHNYSKDFLYNNLAILMGGRVAEELVLHDVTTGAGNDLERATDLARKMVCEWGMSEKLGPLTFGRKEEEIFLGREIGSKRDFSEQVAIEIDHEVKRLVTENYERAKRILTDNMTSLKALAEALLEKEVLDALEIDQILIQGSSSQTVPA is encoded by the coding sequence ATGAATTCACGGGTAAAGAATTTATTGTTCTGGGTCGTGGTCGGCCTGTTCATGATTCTGCTGTTCAACTTGTTCAGTGTGCCGACCCATGCGCCGGAAGACGAAGTCATATTTAGCGACTTTATGGCCAAGCTGGATAAGGGCGAGGTCATGAAGGTCACGATCAAGGCCAACCATATCAGCGCGATTTTGAAGGACCAAAGCCGGATCAGGACCTATACGGCCGAATATCCGGAGTTGGTGAAACACTTGCGTGAGAAGGATGTCCAGATCGAAGCCCGCCCGCCTGACGAAAGTCCGTGGTACATCACGTTCTTGGTGACGTGGGGACCCTTCATTCTGTTCCTCGGACTGTGGTTTTTCCTCATGCGCCAGATGCAGATCGGCGGCAACAAGGCGTTGTCCTTCGGGAAGAGCCGCGCTCGCATGCTGACGGAAGAACGCAAGAAGGTCACATTCTCGGATGTCGCCGGGATTGAAGAAGCCAAGGAAGAAGTCCTGGAGATCATTGAGTTTCTGAAGGACCCGAGAAAATTCCAAAAACTGGGCGGCCGAATCCCCAAAGGCGTCCTGATCGTAGGCCCTCCGGGAACCGGAAAGACCCTCCTGGCCAAGGCCATTGCCGGTGAAGCGGGAGTGCCGTTCTTCAGCATCAGCGGATCAGATTTCGTTGAAATGTTCGTTGGAGTCGGAGCGTCCCGGGTACGGGATCTGTTCGAACAGGGTAAAAAGCACGCGCCCTGCATCATTTTCATCGACGAGATCGACGCCGTAGGTCGGTTGCGGGGTGCGGGCCTTGGTGGCGGCCACGACGAGCGCGAGCAGACACTCAACCAACTCCTTGTGGAAATGGATGGGTTTGATACGACGGAAGGGGTCATTCTGATCGCGGCGACTAACCGGCCCGATGTTCTCGACCCGGCATTGTTGCGACCGGGTCGATTTGACCGCCAGGTGGTGGTGAATCGTCCGGACTTGCGTGGACGATCAGAAATCCTGAAAGTCCACACCAAGAAGGTTCCGCTGGCCTCAGATGTCGAACTCGAAAAAATTGCCCGGGGTACGCCGGGATTCTCAGGCGCCGACCTTGAGAATCTGGTGAACGAGGCGGCATTGTGGGCTGCCCGGCTCAATAAAAAAGAAGTCGAATTTATCGACTTCGAAATGGCCAAAGATAAAGTCCTGATGGGCGCAGAGCGGAAGAGCATGGTGCTCACCGACGAGGAGAAACGCACCACGGCGTACCATGAGGCCGGGCATGCACTCATGGCCAAGCTCCTGCCGGGGACGGATCCGGTCCATAAGGTCACGATTATCCCGCGAGGCCGGGCGCTTGGTGTGACCATGCAGCTTCCCACCGACGATCGACACAACTATTCAAAGGACTTCCTCTACAACAATCTCGCAATTCTGATGGGCGGGCGAGTAGCCGAAGAGTTGGTCCTGCACGATGTGACGACGGGAGCGGGAAATGACCTGGAACGAGCCACAGATCTTGCCAGAAAGATGGTGTGCGAGTGGGGCATGAGTGAAAAGCTGGGTCCCTTGACCTTCGGTCGCAAGGAAGAGGAAATCTTCCTTGGTCGGGAAATTGGTTCGAAACGTGACTTTAGCGAGCAGGTCGCGATCGAAATCGATCACGAAGTGAAGCGTCTGGTCACAGAGAACTATGAACGTGCAAAGCGCATCTTGACGGATAACATGACCAGCTTGAAGGCCCTTGCCGAGGCATTGCTGGAAAAGGAAGTGTTGGACGCGTTGGAGATTGATCAGATCCTGATTCAAGGATCTTCATCACAGACGGTTCCTGCCTAA
- the folP gene encoding dihydropteroate synthase produces the protein MGVLNVTPDSFSDGGAFLTVDQAVSHAKQMEDEGADIIDLGAESSRPGAQPIDEHEELSRLMPVLDAVRQAVSLPLSVDTTKAAVARRAIQAGASIVNDISALRGDSLMAGLVAEAGVAVVLMHMQGTPRTMQRAPHYGNVVDEVCAFLRERIQAALGAGIQASQIILDPGFGFGKLQEHNLRLLAEFDLFTRLGHPVLVGVSRKQFIGNLVDRPVHERGYGTAGAIAVAVLKGAHILRVHDVRAMKDTASVVSAISRHGRSSVEVPNA, from the coding sequence ATGGGGGTCCTCAATGTGACTCCTGACTCCTTTTCTGATGGGGGCGCCTTCCTGACGGTTGATCAAGCGGTCAGCCATGCCAAGCAGATGGAGGACGAGGGGGCCGATATCATCGACCTTGGTGCGGAGTCTTCGAGGCCGGGTGCGCAGCCCATCGACGAGCATGAAGAGCTGAGCCGACTGATGCCTGTGCTGGACGCCGTGCGTCAGGCGGTGTCGCTTCCCCTGTCTGTCGATACGACGAAGGCTGCCGTGGCCCGTCGTGCGATTCAGGCCGGTGCATCTATCGTCAATGACATCTCGGCCTTGCGCGGTGATTCCTTGATGGCCGGCCTGGTGGCTGAAGCCGGGGTTGCCGTGGTGCTGATGCATATGCAAGGCACTCCGCGCACCATGCAGCGGGCGCCCCACTATGGGAACGTCGTGGACGAGGTGTGTGCCTTCCTACGGGAACGGATTCAGGCGGCACTGGGTGCCGGCATCCAGGCAAGTCAAATCATCCTTGACCCCGGCTTCGGTTTTGGTAAGCTCCAAGAGCATAACCTCCGATTGCTCGCGGAGTTCGACCTGTTCACAAGACTGGGGCATCCGGTGCTGGTCGGCGTCTCCAGGAAGCAGTTTATCGGAAACCTGGTGGACCGACCGGTGCACGAGCGGGGATATGGGACTGCCGGCGCGATAGCGGTTGCGGTTCTCAAGGGCGCCCATATCCTTCGTGTGCATGATGTCCGAGCCATGAAAGATACGGCGTCAGTCGTGTCAGCCATTTCCCGTCACGGGCGTTCTTCTGTAGAGGTACCCAATGCGTAA